The genomic window CGGCCCCGCTCGTCCCGCACGCTCTCCATCGCAAAGGCCACGCATCCCGAGTCCAGCAGGGCCCGCGTGAGCCTCCGGTTCACCGCGAGCGAGAGGAAGGCAAAGATCATGAGCCCCGGCCTGAGATACCCGTACTCCTCCGGCACCGGGCCGTAAACTTTGGCTACCAGCTCGGCCTCGGCGTAGACCTCGGACGCCTCCGCCGCCATCCTGGCCCCGGCCTCCGCGTACTCCTCGTCGGGTATCGCCGCAAGATCCCCCGCGCCGGGCTCGACGAGCACCCGGTGCCCGGCCCGCGAGAGCTCGTTGACGGCGTGCGGCGTAAGCGCCACCCGGCTCTCGCCCGGCGTAAGCTCCTTGACCACCCCGATCCTCAAGCCACGGCCCCCAGAAATCTCACCGTTCTCTCGTACACTCCGCCGGTCATCCTACACCCACGCCGCGCCCACGCAATTCTTAACCGCTTCTCCCGGGCGCTTCTTCGGCACTTCTTCTATACACCTTATACACCTTATACACCTCACCCAAAGACTAACCGGATTGGTGGCCGTGATCTACCCCGAGCGCCCGCAGCATCTCCTTCCGCGCCCCCCGGCAACCGAGCGTGACATCCGCGCGCCCCGTGTCTTCCGCGTTTTCTCTATCTTCACCATCTTTTGCGCCTTCTGGAGTCGGACTCCACGACGGCCCGAAACGCACCCGCACACCGCCTCTCCACAACCGCAGGGCCAGTCCTTGTACCGCGCCGGGCTCGGGAGCGTAGGCCCGGGCCGGGCGCGCCACCCGCGTCCTGAGCGCCGCCTCCCGCACCCCGGCCACCGAGACGACGGTCCGCAGCAGCTCGTCCAGGGCGGCGGACAGATCCTCCTCGTCGAGACCGGCCAGCGTACCCCGCACCATCGTGACCTCCGAATCAGTGGACTCCCGCAGGGACGCCCGGACCTTCGAGTCATCCACGGCGGGTAGCAGTGGGAGCACGGCGACCCGGGTATCCCACCCGGGAGGCCACTCCAGGCTGGCCTCGAACTCGGCAACCCCGGCGTTGCGCGTCTGGATCACACCCGCCGGCTCGTCCTCCAACAACCCCACCACCAGTGGGCCCCGCGCGAGAACGCCGTGCAGCCTGAGCAAGTCGTCCCCCTTCGGCATGCGGTTCGGAAGGCGGGTATCGAGGAGGCTCACCTTACGTTTACCTGAATCTTTACCCGCATCTACCTGCGACGTGCAGGCGTGTAACCCGCTACCCCGCCTCGGTCTCTCTGGATTCTCTGGAGAGGACGGCCCGGGACTCGCGGCAGGCCCCGACGAAGCCCCGGAACAGCGGGTGGGGTGATAGCGGCCGGCTCTTGAACTCCGGGTGGAACTGGCAACCGATGTAGAACGGATGATCCTGGACCTCAGCGATCTCCACGAGCCGGCCGTCGGGCGAGGTCCCCGAGAAGGTCATGCCGGAGCCGGTGAGCCGCTCGCGGTAGAAGTTGTTCAGCTCGTAGCGGTGGCGGTGGCGCTCCTGGACCATCGTCTCGCCGTAGACGCGGGAGGCCAGGGTGCCGGGCGCTATCTGGCACGGATACGCCCCGAGGCGCATCGTGCCGCCGAGCTCCACCCCGACCTGATCCGCCATGATGTCTATCACCGGGTGCTCCGTCTCGGGGTCAAGCTCCGAGGAGTTCGCCCCGGCGAGGCCCGCGACGTGGCGGGCGTACTCGATCACCGCGATCTGCATCCCCAGGCACAGGCCGAGATAGGGAGTGCCACTCTCGCGGGCGTAGCGCGCCGCCTCCACCTTGCCCTCCGTACCCCGGTCCCCGAAGCCCGGCAGCACGAGCACCCCGTCCGCCTCCGAGAGCCGGTCGCGGGCGGCCCGGTAGTCGGTCAGCTCCTCGGAGTCCACCCAGTCCAGCTCGATCTTCGTACCGTGGGCTCCCCCGGCGTGACCCAGGGCCTCCACCACGGAAAGGTAGGCGTCCTGGAGCTTGATGTACTTCCCGATAACCGCGACCCGGACCGTCTCCTCCGCGCCCATGATCCTGTCCACCAGCCCTCGCCAGCTCCTGAGGTCCGCCCCCGGAGCGTCGAGGCCGAGCTTGTCGAGCACCAGATCGTCCAGCCGCGAGTCGTGCAGGGCGAGCGGGATGTCGTACAGGGTCGGGGAGTTCTCGGCCGGTATCACCGAGTCGAGCTCCGTGTCGCCGAAGAGCGCGATCTTCTTCCGCACGTCCTCCTCTATAGGGCGGTCGGCGCGACAGATGAGTACGTCCGGCGAGATACCGATCTCACGCAGCCGCTGGGTGGAGTGCTGGGTCGGCTTGCTCTTCAGCTCCCCGGCGGCCTCGATGTACGGCACGTAGGAGACGTGGACGTAGAGCACGTTCCTGCGCCCAACGTCGTTTCGGAACTGACGGATCGCCTCCAGAAACGGCAGGCTCTCGATGTCGCCGACGGTGCCGCCGATCTCGGTTATGACGATGTCGTTGTCCTGGCCGAGACGGCCTATGCGGTTCTTGATCTCGTTCGTTATGTGCGGGATCACCTGCACCGTCGCCCCGAGGTAATCCCCACGCCGCTCGCGGTTTATGACCTCCGAGTACACGCTGCCGGTCGTGACGTTGGACAGTCGCCCGAGGTTCTCGTCCAGAAAACGCTCGTAATGTCCGAGGTCGAGGTCGGTCTCGGCGCCGTCCTCCGTGACGTACACCTCGCCGTGCTGGTACGGGTTCATGGTGCCGGGGTCCACGTTCAAGTACGGATCGAACTTCTGCAGGACCACCCGGTACCCCCGGCTTTTGAGGAGCATCCCCAGGGCGGCGGCGCTGGTCCCCTTGCCTATAGAGGATACGACCCCGCCGGTGACGAAGATGTACTTCGTCACGTCTCCCGCTCCGTCTCGTCTCGGCTCACCCACTGCTCACCACCGGCCCCGTAGAACCCAAAAACCACGACCTCCGCTAAATCTCCTACCATCCCGATATCTGAACCTACTCGCGAATATATGGCGCTAATACATAATGTATCAGTCGCGGGGAAAGCGTACGGCGGACGGGCCACGGCAGGCCACGAGTCTCCGCCGGACGCCGAAAAACCCCGGCTTCCAGCGGCATGATACGCCCTCGGAGACGAAAATAAAACAGCCTCCCGGGAGGGACTTACGGGAATTCACTTCGTTTTCGCTTCTCGTTTCAGCTCCTCGTTTCAGCTCCAGGGTCAGTCTTCCTCGCCGAGCAGATCGGAGGCGTGGGTCAGGGAGGCGTCGTCCACCCGGCCCGAGAGCATCCGGGCCAGCTCGCGGCGGCGCTCCTCGCCCTGGACGGGCAGGATGCGGGTGATGGTGCGCCCGGCGCTCTCCTCCTTTGCGACGACCACCTGAGAGCCGGCGCCCGATGCGATCTGGGGCAGGTGGGTGATCGTCAGGACCTGATTGCGGCCGCCGAGCCTCTTTAGCTTCTCGCCCACGGCGGTCGCGGTCTCGCCGCCTATTCCGGCGTCCACCTCGTCGAAGACGTAGGTCGCGCCGGGCTCGATGCTCTCCTGGGCCAGCCGGATGGCGAGCATGATGCGCGACAGCTCCCCGCCGGAGGCGTAGCGGCGGACCGGCAGCAGGGGCTCGCCGGGGTTTGGCCGGATGGTGAACTCCACCCGCTCCCGGCCCGAGGGTCCGGGCCCGGTCTCGGCCAGCTCCGCCAGAAAGGTGGTGCCGCCCAGCTTGAGGTCCGCCAGGTTCTCCTGAACCCGCCCGGCAAGCGCCGCGGCCGCCTCCTCGCGCCCGGCCGTGATCCCGGCGGCCAGCGACTCCAGCTTCTGCTCTCCGGAGGAGATCCTGCGCTCCAGCTCCTCGGTCTCCTCTCCGGCATTCTCCAGCCGGGAGAGCCTCTGGCCGGCCTCCTCCAGGTACCCCTCCACGTTTTCGCCGTACTTGCGTTCGAGCTCCCGGAAATCGGCGAGGCGGCCCTCGATCTCGTCCAGCCTGCCGGGGTCGGCCTCCAGCTCGTCCAAATAGGATCGGAGCTCGTACGCCACGTCCTCAAGCTCCGCCCCGATGCCGCCGACCCGCTCCAGGAGCCCGGACAGCCCCTCGTCGTAGCCGCCCGCCCGCTCTAACTCCGAGCGCGCCCGGCCGACGCCCTGCATTGCTCCGCCTTCCTCGCCGGATAGCGCACCGGTTGCGGTCCCGACGGCCTCCAGGAGGTCGGTGACGTTTCGCAGCCGCTCACGCTCACGGGCGAGGGCGGCGGCCTCCTCGGCGGAGTAGCCGGAGTCCTGTATCTCCGAGACCTGGTAGCGGAGAAAGTCCAGCTCCCGGATGCGAGCCTCGGCGCCGGAGGAGATCTCGGCCAGCTCCCGCCGGTCACGCTCGACCTCGCGCCAGAGAGCCGCGTGCTCCTTGAGCGCCTCCCGCGCCCGCTCCGGCAGGAAGTCGTCCAGGATTCTTAGCTGCTCGGCGGGATCGGTGAGCTTGCCTTGCTCGCGCTGGCCGTGATAGGAGACCAGCCGGTCGCCGATGGCCGCGAGCGCCTTTACCGGCACCGAGACCCCGCAGACGTAGCACCGCGAACGCCCCTCCCCGGTAAGGGTGCGGCGCAGGGTCAGCCCCTCGGCGAGATCCCCCTCGTCAAGTTCGTCGTACAGATCGCCGAGCGCCTCCGAGAGCGTGCGGCCGAGGAGATCTTCCGGCAGCACGAACGTACCCTCGACCGTGGCCTTCTCGGAGCCTGCGCGCACCGACTCGGAGCGGGCGCGGCCCCCGAGCAGGAGCTGAAGGGCGGTGGCGAGCAGGGTCTTTCCGGCCCCGGTCTCGCCGGTTATGGCGTTGAGGCCGGGCTCGAACTCCAGCGTGGCCTCCTCTATGAGGGCGACGTTTCGGACGGAGAGCTCAGTAAGCACTAAGGATTCCTCATAAAAGCCTCACGAGATCCTCACAGGAAGGTCCTCCTCACCGCCCGCCACCAGCTCCACTCGTCGGTGCGGCCTATTTTTATGCTCTCCTCGGAGAGACCCACCCTGACGGTGGACCCTGGTTCGAGCTCGTAAGGCTCCCCGCCGTCCAGCGACAGCAGGGCTCCGCGGGTGTTGAGGGTGAGCTCGGTGCGCTGCTCTCCTCCGAGCACCATCGGGCGGCTGACCAGCGAGTGCGGCGCTATGGGGACCAGGGTGTAGCATGGCACGTCGCCGGAGATTATGGGGCCGCCGGCGGAGAGTGCGTACGCGGTGGAGCCGAGGGGCGTAGCGGCTATGAGGCCGTCGCACTGGTAGGAGGCGAGACGTTCCCCGCCGACGGATACCTCGACGGAGGCGATCTGGTGCGGCCGTTTCTTGAGCAGGACCGCGTCGTTGACGGCGAGCCGCCGCTCTCCGCCGCTCTCTATCTCCAGGAGCCGGTACTCCTGCACGTGCAGGGCCCCTTCCAAGACCTGCTCAACGCCAGGCTCTATGTTCTCCGGGCTCATCCCGCTCATAAAGCCGACCGTCCCGAGGTTCACCCCAAGGAGTACCTTCCCGGGGTGGGTTTTCGAGGCCCTGAGCATGGTCCCGTCGCCGCCGAGCACGAAGATCACGTCCGCCGCACCGTCCACGGGACTCTCGGTGTCGTGGGTGTCTTCGGTGTCGTGGGTGTCTTCGGTGTCGTGGGTGTCGTAAGAGACCTCGGCGCTCCCCACCACCTCGACGTCGTGCTTCTCCAGGACGGCCACGAGCCGGCTGGCATATTCCGGGTCCACGTCCGGGTTCTTGACGATGCCGGCTCGGCGCAAGGTGGGATCTTCCGGGCTCCAGCTCACCCCTGGACCGCCTCGGAGATCTCGGAAATCTCGGAGATGCGCTCCGCGGTAAGCGTCCGGCCGGAGCCGCGCAGGAGCCGCAGCGGGTACTCCTGGTTGCCCGAGCGCCGCCCGGTAACGGAGGCCCGGGTGAGGTCCACCGCCCCGAACCCGAGCCGCTCGAACTCCTCGGCCACCCGGGTTATGGCGGCGGCGCGGGCGAGAGGGTCGCGGACCACGCCGCCGCGCCCGACCTGCTCCGGCCCGGCCTCGAACTGGGGCTTTACGAGCAGCACCATCTCCCGCAGGTTCTCGGCGGACCCGGCCACGCCCGCCAGCGCAACCGGCAGCGAGATAAACGAGAGGTCCCCGACGAGCAGGTCAGGCTCGAACGGGAGATCCCGCACAGAGAGGTAACGGATATTGGTCCGTTCGAGCACCTCGACCCGGGGGTCGTTGCGCAGGCTCCAGTCCAGTTGTCCGTAGCCGACGTCGGCCGAGATCACCCGCGAGGCCCCCCGTTGCAACAGAACGTCGGTGAATCCCCCGGTCGAGGCTCCGGCGTCCAGGCAATCACGCCCCCCGACCTCGACGCCGAACTCGTCCAGCGCGCCGGCGAGCTTCTCCCCGGCGCGGGAGACGTACGGGCTCCGCTCTTCGACGGAGATCTCCGCGTCTCCGGTGTGACGGCTACCGGACTTGGTAACCACCTCGCCGCCGACCCGGACCGAACCGGCCAGAATCATGCCCTGCGCCCGGCTGCGGCTCTCGGCCAAACCGCACTCGACGAGCAGATTGTCCAGACGCTCCTTGGAGGTCGCAGCCGTAACTCTTTGTGATCCGTATCGTGTCCCTCGCGTTCCCCGTGATCCGGTTCCGTCCGTAGCCATGCTCCCCCGAGACCTCCGAGACCTAACCCACGCCGTCAATGCCGGCTCTCAAACCCCTGAGACGCCTGAAGCACTTAAGAAGCACTTGAAATACCCAAGACGCAAAGCCTACAACGGCCGGGCCACACTGTCTGCGCTGCACGCCCCGTCTCGCGTCCGCGGGCAGGTCTAGCTGCCCCGGTTGCGGACGAACAGGGCGAGCTCCCGGAGCCCGCCGGTCTTTTCGCCGGTCGGGGCCGGCTCGACCTTTTCTAGGGCCCCGAGGGCGCGGTCCAGGGCGGCGTCGGCCTCGCCCCGGGCGCCGTCCAGGCCGTACACCCCGACGAAGGTCGCCTTCGCCTTCTCGGCGTCGCTCCCGGCGCTCTTTCCAAGCTCGTCGGCGGTCGCCGTCGCGTTCAGGAGGTCGTCCACGATCTGGAAGCAGAGCCCGAGCTCTCCGGCGTAGACGCCTATCGCCTCCAGAGGGCCACCCCTGCCCCCGGCGAGCACCGCACCCATCCGGGCCGAGGCCCGGATGAGCGCCCCGGTCTTGAAGCCGTGGATCAGGGAGAGGGTCTCGGGGTCCGCGCCGGAGCCGGCCCCGGTGCTCTCGACGTCTATTACCTGCCCGCCGACCATGCCCTCGACGCTGGTCGCGGCGGCCAGGGCGTGGGCGGCCTCCAGACGCTGCTCGGGAGTGCCCTCCTGCTCGCCGGTTACGAGCATCATCGCCTCCCCGAAAAAGGCGTCCCCCGAGAGGATGGCGAGGGCCTCGCCGTACTTCTTGTGGGTGGTGGGACGCCCCCGGCGGTAATCGTCGTCGTCCATCGCCGGCAGGTCGTCGTGGATCAGGGAGTACGTGTGTATGAGTTCCACGGCGGCGGCGGCCGGCAGTACCCGCTCCGGGTCGGCCCCGAACACGCGGGCGACCTCCATACACAGCGTCGGCCTTACGCGCTTGCCACCGCCGAGCATCGAGTAGCGCATGGCCTCGACCAGCCGCGAGAGGCGAGGCTCGGCCGAGAAATACAGGCCCTCCAGATAACCCTCGAACGCCGAGCGGTGGGACTCCCACACGGCGTCCCAGGAAGGCTCACTCTCCGGCGGGGCCGGGCGTGAGCGGGGATACGGGCCTCTAGCCATGCCCGATCAACTCTCGGCCCGCCCCGCGCAGCACGCCGCCGACGAACCCCGGCGCCTCTTCACTGGAGAAGCCCTTGGCGAGCTCCACGGCCTCGTTTACGGCGACCTCTTGGGGCACGTCGGGGGCGTTGATCATCTCGTACAGGGCGAGGCGCATTATGGTGCGGTCAACCGAGTTCATGCGGCCTATCTTCCACCCCTCCGCCGCCTCGCCGATGCGCTCGTCGAGATCGAGGCGGTCCCGCTCAACGCCCCGGGCGAGCTCCTCGGCGTACTCCTCGAGGTCGCCTTTATAGTGACGCCAGCGCGCCAGGATGCTATCCAGCCCGACCCCGGTGACGTCGCTCTGATACAGCGTGAGGAAGGCCTGTTTTCTGGCGCGTCTACGGCTCACTCGTGCCTTTCCGTCTCGTCTTCCCTACTTTTCACTGCTCTTCGCCTCTTCACCAATCTCCCCCGCGCGGGACCGGGCCTCTAGACCCGGGTCTGGTACTCGCGATTACGAGTGTCTATGCGCAGCCGGTCGCCGCGCTCCACGAAAAGCGGCACCTGCACCGTAAGGCCGGTCTCCATGGTGGCGGGCTTGCTGCCGCCGGTCGCGGTGTCGCCTTTTACTCCCGGGTCCGTATCCGCTACCTCTAGCTCGACGTGGGGCGGGGCCTGCACGCTGACGACCTCGCCGTCGGCGTAGAGTATGTTCGCGGTCGTATTCGCCGCGATGAAGTCCGCGGTATCTCCTACGACGCCGGCGGGTATGGCGGCCTGCTCGAAGGACTCGGCGTCCATGAAGTGCAGGCTCTCACCGTCCGAGTACAGGAAGGTCGCGGGCCTCGACTCTGTGCGGATGTCTTCGAGCTTCTCGCCGGCCCGGAAGGTCTTGTCCTGGACCGAGCCGGTGTCTATGTTGCGCAGCTTCGTGCGCACGAACGCGGCCCCCTTGCCCGGCTTTACGTGCTGGAACTGCACGATGGTAAACCGCTTGCCGTCTACCTTTATCGTGGTCCCGTTCTTGAACTGATTGGTGGATATCATGGTACTCGTACTCCTAAACGCTTCTAAAACCCGGTAAGACTCGGTATGGCTTGGCATCGTGGCGGACCTGCCGCGCACGGGCCGATATTATCGCACAACCGGGGCCCGGGCTAACGGATATCCACGAACGTCTAGCGTGGCTTGCTGCTCTTTTCGTGGCGGGGCAGACCGTCGTCTATAGAGAGCCAGCTTACGGCCTGCGAGTGCCAGCTATGCACCGTTGGAGCAAGCCTATCGGGCTCGTCGAAGAGGCCGGCGTGCAGGTAGATCTCACCCGGAAGCAGCTCGTCTTCGTAAGAGACGGTGCCGCCACACGTGCCGCAGAAGGCGCGGGTCACGGTCTCCGAGGACTGGTACTTTTTCGGCTCGTCCCCGGTGTACTCGACCTTCTCGGCGTCGTAGCCGACGAGCGCGGAGACCGGCGCGCCGCTGGATATCCGGCAGTCCACACAATGACAGTACACGCACGTTAGCGGCTCGCCGTGCGCCACGAAATGGAAGCTGCCGCAGAGGCATCTTCCGGTCGCCGCGTTCTCCCCGGAGAGGCTCATCGCGGCTCCGGGGCGTGGTCTCTGGAGAGGACGTAGGAGACGGCGGCCCGGTATCCGAAGGCGCCCATGCCGGCTATAACGGCGTCCACGGAGGGTGAGATCACGGACTCCCGCCGCCAGCCCTCGCGGGCGTGGACGTTGGAGAGGTGGACCTCGACCTTTGGCATCTCGACCATCTCCAGCGCGTCGTGCAGGGCGTAGGCGTAGTGGGTCCAGGCTCCGGGATTTATTATGAGGCCGTCGTAGCCCTCCTCTCCATCCGGCGCGGCGGCGTGGATCCAGGCCACCATCTCACCCTCGTGGTCGGTCTGGCGTAAGTCTATCCCGGTCCCCGGGAACGTCTCCTGAAGCTCTGACCGGATGTCGTCCAGGGTGAGACCGCCATAGACCTCCAGGCGCCGGCGGCCGAGCCTACCGAGGTTGACGCCGTTTAGCACCAGTATCCGTCCGCTATATGTACGGGGACTATTCAACCACTTCCTCCACGGCCAATCGAGCCTCCTCTTCGGATACGGGCACGTCCCAGACGGGACGCCCGATCTCTTCCAGCAGCACGAAGCGGTGCCCACCATCTCCCGAGCGGCGCTTCTTGTCCCGGCCCATCGCCCGGAGCACTGCCGCCGGCTCGACACCTTTCGTCCCTAGCGGCAACCCGGCGGCCCCGAGAAGCTCGTCCTGCTCCGCGGCAAGCTCCACGCCGAACCGCTTCTCGGAGAGCCGCGCGGCGGCCCGCATCCCGAGCCCTACGGCCTCGCCGTGGGCCAGAGAGTATGCGGCGGCCGCCTCCAGGCCGTGCCCGATGGTGTGACCGTAGTTGAGGATGGCGCGCCGTCCCGACTCGCGCTCGTCGGCCTCCACCACCCCGGCCTTGAACCGTACGGAGTGCGCCACGAGCGTGAGCAGGGCGCCCCGATCCCCCGCGCGGGCGGGCTCTAGCAGGGACAGGTCCCGGTAGAAGTCTCCCCCCGAGAGCAGGCCCATCTTCAGCACCTCGGCGAGCCCGCACGAGACCTCACGTCCCGACAACGAGCCGAGCATGGCGGTATCGGCGACGACGGCGCGGGGCTGGAGAAAGGCCCCGGCGAGGTTCTTCCCCTCCGGCAGGTCCACCCCGACCTTCCCCCCGACCGAGCTATCCACCATCGCCAGCAGCGAGGTCGGCACCTGCACGAACCCGATGCCCCGCAGGTAGCTCGCCGCCACGAAGCCGCCGAGGTCGCCGATCACGCCTCCCCCCAGGGCGACGAGCACGGAGTTCCGGGAGAGACCGACCCGGGCGAGCCTGCCGAGTACCTCCGCGTAGATTTCGAGGCTCTTCGAGCCCTCTCCGGCGGGAACCTCGACGGTCTCCAAGACGTCCATCCCGGCGGACCGCAGCGAGCGCGCGAGCCCCGCCGCGTACAACGGGCCGACGTTGGAGTCCGTGAGTATGGCCGCCGCGCCGGTTGCTCCGAATGCGGCGTTCCCCGCCGCTGCGCCCACCGCCTCAGCCAAGATCTCCCCCGTCCGGAGGCCGGGGCCGACCAGCACGTCGTACGGGCTCGAACCCCCGACGGGTATTCGATGCCGGTCTACGCCGTCTACCCCTTCAGCCAACGCTCGATCTCCTTCGCCACCTTGCGCGCCGGGCGGTTGCCGACGTGTATCCTCAGCCCGGCGACCTCCCGGTACAACGGCAGGCGCTCCTCGTACCGGCGCTCGAAGTCCGCGAACCCGCCGGCGGCGAGCGGCCTGCCCGGACGGCGGGTTCGCTCGTACAGCGCCTCTATATCCTCGTGCAGAAATACCGTGTCAGCCCGCCGCAGCAACTCGCGGTTGCGAGGCTCCAACACCACGCCCCCGCCACACGCGACCACCCGCCTCTCCGCGCCGTCGAGAGCTGCGGCGAGCGCCTCGTGCTCCACCTCGCGGAAGCGGGCCTCGCCGGACTCGGAGAAGATCTCGGGTATCGAGCGCCCCTCGCGACGGCGTATGTCACGGTCGAGGTCCACCAGGGTCCAGCCGAGGCCGCGGGCCAGCATCCGGCCGACGGTGCTCTTGCCGCTGCCCATGTAACCCACGAGCGCCACTGGCCTCGGGCTCTGTGCAGGCACCCCCGGCCTCTAGGACGGCCCGAAACCAGACGAGCCAGAGGAGCCGGAAGGCGCGGCAGAGCGCACGCCGCCGACCGTGCCCTGCAGGCGCCGCATGTAGGACTCGTAGGAGGAGCGCAGGTCGGTCAGGTTATCCGCGCCGAACTTCTCCAGAAAGGTTTCGGCCAGCACGACCGCGACCATCGCCTCCCCGATCACGGCCGCCGCCGGCACCGCGCAGGAGTCGGCCCGCTCCCTGAAGGCCCTCGAAGGCTCGCCGGTCGAGAGATCCACGGTCTGCAGCGCCTTGGCGATGGTCGAGATGGGCTTCATCGCGACGCAGACCACCACGGGCTCGCCGTTTGTCATGCCACCTTCTAGGCCGCCGAGGCGGTTGCTGGTCCGCGTCAGGCCCGCAACGCCCTCTCCGTTCTCCGACGGTACGATCTCGTCCTGCACCTCGCTGGAGCGGTGGCGGGCCACGTCGAAGCCGTCTCCGAACTCCACGCCTTTCATCGCGTTTATGGACATCACGGCCGCCGCGAGCTTCGCGTCCAGCTTGTCGCGCCAGTCCACGTAGGAGCCAAGACCGGGCGGGCAGCCGCGGGCCACGACCACGAACTCCCCGCCGAGGGCGTCCCGGTCGCGGCGGGCGGCGTCTATCTCCGCCTTCATCTTCTCGGCGGCCTCGGGGTCGGGACAGCGCACGTCGGACTCGTCGGCCGTCGCCGCGCCCGCGACGGCGGTCTGCTTCTCGGTGGCCGCGCCGCCTATGCGGTACACGGCGCTGTGTATCTCGATGCCGAACTCGGAGAGGAGCCTTTTCGCCACGCCTCCGGCCGCGACCCGGGCGGTGGTCTCTCGGGCACTGGAGCGTTCCAGGACGTTGCGGAGGTCGTCGAAGGCGTACTTCTGCATCCCGGCGAGGTCGGCGTGACCGGGCCGGGGCAGGGTAACGGGCTGGTTGTGCTTCCCGTCTTTGCCCTCCTCGACCGGGTCCGGCGTCATCCGGGCCTCCCAGTTGGCGTAGTCCTGATTGCGGATCAACATGGACACCGGCGCGCCCAGGGTCCTGCCGTGCCGGACACCGCCGATGAACTCGATCCCGTCCCGCTCTATCTTCTGGCGGCCGCCGCGCCCGTAACCCTTCTGCCGGCGCGCGAGGTCCCGGTCCACATCCTCCACGGTTAGCGGGAGCCCGGCCGGGACCCCGTGTACCAGCGTTACCTCTGCCGGGCCGTGCGACTCGCCCGCCGTCGAAAAGCTAAACCTCAAATCCGCCCCGTATCCTCTCTAATACCTCTGTCATGGGCCCTGTGAGAGCCGGAAATACGACCCGGACCATCCGGGCCGAAAGATAAATATAACCCAGTCTCTCTCCGAGGACATCCGTTTCCGCCCGTTGCCGGTGGCGTTACTCGTACTACTTGTACGTCCCGCCTCCCGCGTTGCCACCGTTGCGGAAGTCCTCCGGGGGCTGTCCGGCGCCCGAGCGGCCGGAGCCGCCGGAGCCGGGAGGACCCTGCACGCCGGCGGGGCCCCGCTGACCGGCGGAGTCCGGCTGATCCGCCGCGTCCCGGCCACCGTTACCGCCACCGTTTCGTTCCTCCTCACAGAGCAGCCTGTCGAAATCACGCTCGATGTTGCTACAGTCAACCTGTTCCCCGTTCGGAGCCGTGGCCGCACCACCCGCCGCAGTATTCCTATCCTGCGGGGTCTGACTAGCTCCGCCAGCGCCGTCTTCGCCGTTCTGTCCCTGCAAAGAAGTCGAACCCTGGCTTCCGGGAGAGCCTCCATCGGCGCCGAAGCCCGTGCTCTCGCCACCACTTCCGTCTCCGCTCCGAGCACCTGCTTCGTTCCTGCCGGTAGTAGCGTCCGCTTCGGCACCCCCGTCTCCGGTAGTTGACCCGGCGTTGGCGCCATCCGTCTCGGCCTCGGCCACAACCGGGTTGAAGGGGTTTCGCTCTTCGCCGAAAGCGGCGTAGTCGGGATCTCCGTCGGGGATGGTTCCGGAGTCATCCCCGCTCTGTACGGCTCCGCCGGAGTCGTCCCCGGAGGACTGGGCCCGGGCCTCGTGACCGCCTCCGCCGCCGAGGGCCCACGTAGTAGCCAGGCCGAAGAGGAGTAGGGTAGCCGTGAGAGCGGCGAGTAACAGGACACGGCCTTTCTGGCCTCCCTTACGGGGCGGGCCCGGGGTGCGGGTCATGCCTTCGTACAATTTACCGGACATTCACATCCATCTTTACCGCCATTATACGGCTTCCGCTAGCCACCTTCGTCGCTCTCGTCACTTGAATCACCTGTATC from Rubrobacter aplysinae includes these protein-coding regions:
- the nusB gene encoding transcription antitermination factor NusB; this encodes MSRRRARKQAFLTLYQSDVTGVGLDSILARWRHYKGDLEEYAEELARGVERDRLDLDERIGEAAEGWKIGRMNSVDRTIMRLALYEMINAPDVPQEVAVNEAVELAKGFSSEEAPGFVGGVLRGAGRELIGHG
- the efp gene encoding elongation factor P, whose amino-acid sequence is MISTNQFKNGTTIKVDGKRFTIVQFQHVKPGKGAAFVRTKLRNIDTGSVQDKTFRAGEKLEDIRTESRPATFLYSDGESLHFMDAESFEQAAIPAGVVGDTADFIAANTTANILYADGEVVSVQAPPHVELEVADTDPGVKGDTATGGSKPATMETGLTVQVPLFVERGDRLRIDTRNREYQTRV
- a CDS encoding GFA family protein; this translates as MSLSGENAATGRCLCGSFHFVAHGEPLTCVYCHCVDCRISSGAPVSALVGYDAEKVEYTGDEPKKYQSSETVTRAFCGTCGGTVSYEDELLPGEIYLHAGLFDEPDRLAPTVHSWHSQAVSWLSIDDGLPRHEKSSKPR
- a CDS encoding type II 3-dehydroquinate dehydratase, whose product is MNSPRTYSGRILVLNGVNLGRLGRRRLEVYGGLTLDDIRSELQETFPGTGIDLRQTDHEGEMVAWIHAAAPDGEEGYDGLIINPGAWTHYAYALHDALEMVEMPKVEVHLSNVHAREGWRRESVISPSVDAVIAGMGAFGYRAAVSYVLSRDHAPEPR
- the aroB gene encoding 3-dehydroquinate synthase, with translation MAEGVDGVDRHRIPVGGSSPYDVLVGPGLRTGEILAEAVGAAAGNAAFGATGAAAILTDSNVGPLYAAGLARSLRSAGMDVLETVEVPAGEGSKSLEIYAEVLGRLARVGLSRNSVLVALGGGVIGDLGGFVAASYLRGIGFVQVPTSLLAMVDSSVGGKVGVDLPEGKNLAGAFLQPRAVVADTAMLGSLSGREVSCGLAEVLKMGLLSGGDFYRDLSLLEPARAGDRGALLTLVAHSVRFKAGVVEADERESGRRAILNYGHTIGHGLEAAAAYSLAHGEAVGLGMRAAARLSEKRFGVELAAEQDELLGAAGLPLGTKGVEPAAVLRAMGRDKKRRSGDGGHRFVLLEEIGRPVWDVPVSEEEARLAVEEVVE
- a CDS encoding shikimate kinase, with translation MPAQSPRPVALVGYMGSGKSTVGRMLARGLGWTLVDLDRDIRRREGRSIPEIFSESGEARFREVEHEALAAALDGAERRVVACGGGVVLEPRNRELLRRADTVFLHEDIEALYERTRRPGRPLAAGGFADFERRYEERLPLYREVAGLRIHVGNRPARKVAKEIERWLKG
- the aroC gene encoding chorismate synthase; amino-acid sequence: MRFSFSTAGESHGPAEVTLVHGVPAGLPLTVEDVDRDLARRQKGYGRGGRQKIERDGIEFIGGVRHGRTLGAPVSMLIRNQDYANWEARMTPDPVEEGKDGKHNQPVTLPRPGHADLAGMQKYAFDDLRNVLERSSARETTARVAAGGVAKRLLSEFGIEIHSAVYRIGGAATEKQTAVAGAATADESDVRCPDPEAAEKMKAEIDAARRDRDALGGEFVVVARGCPPGLGSYVDWRDKLDAKLAAAVMSINAMKGVEFGDGFDVARHRSSEVQDEIVPSENGEGVAGLTRTSNRLGGLEGGMTNGEPVVVCVAMKPISTIAKALQTVDLSTGEPSRAFRERADSCAVPAAAVIGEAMVAVVLAETFLEKFGADNLTDLRSSYESYMRRLQGTVGGVRSAAPSGSSGSSGFGPS